One segment of Triticum aestivum cultivar Chinese Spring chromosome 2A, IWGSC CS RefSeq v2.1, whole genome shotgun sequence DNA contains the following:
- the LOC123188758 gene encoding uncharacterized protein, with protein MVLMHLEGQPRGRASTSLPATQYITQKNGLQVVTTMREERQGCCSGWLLLLEFCWVVLCLFTILVIWLLEAWYSKPDYVPCKDLHHLGRYSDYMLCNCVPCKDYGPCKDLLILYSLRKLI; from the exons ATGGTGTTGATGCATCTGGAAGGCCAGCCAAG GGGAAGGGCGTCTACCAGTTTGCCAGCAA CCCAATATATAACCCAGAAGAATGGTCTCCAAGTGGTGACTACTATGCGGGAG GAAAGACAGGGTTGTTGCTCTGGGTGGTTACTCTTGCTGGAATTCTGCTGGGTGGTGCTCTGCTTGTTTACAATACTAGTGATTTGGCTTCTTGAAGCCTGGTATAGCAAACCAGATTATGTACCATGCAAGGATTTACATCATCTAGGTAGATATTCGGACTATATGTTGTGCAATTGTGTACCATGCAAGGATTATGGACCATGCAAGGATCTCCTTatactatactccctccgtaaactaatataa
- the LOC123188759 gene encoding probable receptor-like protein kinase At1g30570, with translation MNSSANFLSILVLLVFLAAGNARAQPQPILINCASDSTTSVDARTWIGDSSPSNNFTLSFPGAIASAAPAPAPAPGVDGEQDPYGDLYKTARVFNASSSYRLAVAPGSYFLRLHFSQQFANLGAQEPIFSVAANGLRLLSKFSVHGEISWRDSQINSTSSVIVKEYLLNVTSGKLGIEFTPDEGSFAFINAMEVLPVSGTSIFDSVNKVDAHGLKGPFSLDGGGIETMYRLCVGCRDVLTRKEDPGLWRRWDKDDHFIFSLNAANSIFNSSNISYVSADDPTVAPLRLYQSARVPTESSVLGKKFNVSWSFNIDPGFDYLVRLHFCELQYDKAEQRKFKIYINNKTAAEGYDVLARAGGKNKAFYEDFLDAASPQMDTLWVQLGSESSAGSAAADALLNGMEIFKVSREGNLAHPTVRIGGFSGGTSKPKRSPKWVLIGAASGLIIFIAIAAALYLCFNLRRKKNSSASKAKDNPHGAAHTRSPTLLTAGAFGSKRMGRRFTIAEIRTATVNFDESLVIGVGGFGKVYRGIMEDGTRVAIKRGYTDSHQGQGVKEFETEIEMLSRLRHRHLVPLIGYCDEQNEMVLVYEHMANGTLRSHLYGSDLPALTWKQRLEICIGAARGLHYLHTGLDRGIIHRDVKTTNILLDNNLVAKMADFGISKDGPALDHTHVSTAVKGSFGYLDPEYYRRQQLTPSSDVYSFGVVLFEVLCARPVINPTLPRDQINLADWALNRQRHKLLETIIDLRLDGNYTLESIRTFSEIAEKCLADEGVNRPSMGEVLWHLESALQLEQGHLQSTNGDGCSDPQLKPSDVPTHVACIKEVEQSTRPGSHDSDGQVVDVKIEVP, from the coding sequence ATGAATTCCTCCGCCAATTTCCTGTCGATCCTGGTGCTGCTGGTGTTCTTGGCCGCGGGGAATGCGCGAGCGCAGCCCCAGCCGATCCTCATCAACTGCGCCTCGGATTCCACCACCAGCGTCGACGCCAGGACATGGATTGGGGATTCTTCCCCTTCCAACAACTTCACGCTCAGCTTCCCCGGAGCCATCGCCTcggcggctccggctccggctccggctccgggagTTGATGGAGAACAAGACCCGTACGGAGATTTGTACAAGACCGCCCGTGTCTTCAACGCCTCCTCCAGCTACAGGCTCGCCGTCGCCCCCGGGAGCTACTTCCTCCGCCTCCATTTCAGCCAGCAGTTCGCCAATCTCGGCGCCCAGGAGCCCATCTTCAGTGTCGCGGCAAATGGCCTGAGGCTGCTCTCCAAGTTCAGTGTCCACGGGGAGATTTCTTGGAGGGATTCCCAGATCAACTCAACCAGCAGCGTCATCGTCAAGGAGTACCTTCTCAATGTCACTTCTGGTAAACTGGGCATTGAGTTCACCCCCGATGAAGGGTCCTTCGCCTTCATCAATGCCATGGAGGTTCTCCCTGTGTCTGGCACCTCTATTTTTGATTCAGTCAACAAGGTGGATGCTCATGGGTTGAAAGGCCCTTTTAGCCTCGACGGCGGCGGGATCGAGACCATGTACAGGCTGTGTGTGGGATGCAGAGATGTACTGACGAGGAAAGAGGATCCAGGATTGTGGAGGAGGTGGGATAAAGATGACCATTTCATATTCTCTCTGAACGCCGCGAATTCCATCTTCAACTCTTCCAACATAAGTTATGTGTCTGCTGATGATCCCACGGTAGCCCCTTTGAGGCTCTATCAGAGTGCAAGGGTGCCAACAGAGAGTTCGGTCTTGGGAAAGAAGTTCAATGTCTCATGGAGCTTTAACATTGACCCTGGCTTTGATTACTTGGTCCGGCTGCATTTCTGCGagctgcagtatgacaaggccgaGCAACGCAAGTTCAAGATTTACATAAACAACAAGACCGCTGCAGAGGGCTATGATGTGCTTGCCAGAGCTGGGGGCAAGAACAAGGCCTTTTATGAAGACTTCCTTGATGCTGCCTCACCGCAGATGGACACTCTTTGGGTTCAGCTGGGGTCTGAGTCTTCAGCAGGTTCCGCGGCTGCTGATGCTCTTCTCAATGGCATGGAGATCTTTAAGGTCAGCCGGGAAGGAAATCTTGCCCATCCAACCGTCAGGATTGGAGGCTTCAGTGGTGGCACAAGCAAACCAAAACGGAGCCCCAAGTGGGTGCTAATTGGTGCTGCTTCCGGTCTGATAATTTTTATCGCAATTGCTGCTGCTCTTTATTTATGTTTCAATCTGCGACGGAAGAAAAATAGTTCAGCCAGCAAAGCCAAGGACAATCCCCATGGTGCTGCACATACCCGTTCTCCAACTCTTCTCACGGCTGGGGCATTTGGGAGCAAAAGGATGGGCAGGCGGTTCACCATTGCAGAAATCAGAACAGCCACTGTGAACTTTGATGAGTCCTTGGTGATTGGGGTTGGAGGCTTTGGCAAGGTCTACAGGGGTATAATGGAGGATGGCACTCGGGTGGCAATTAAGAGGGGTTACACAGATTCTCACCAGGGTCAGGGTGTGAAGGAATTCGAAACTGAGATCGAGATGCTCTCAAGGTTGCGGCACCGGCACCTTGTGCCCTTGATTGGCTATTGTGATGAGCAAAACGAGATGGTCTTAGTTTATGAGCACATGGCAAATGGCACATTAAGGAGCCATCTTTATGGAAGTGACCTTCCTGCTCTTACATGGAAGCAAAGGCTCGAAATATGTATCGGCGCAGCACGAGGGCTTCACTACCTTCACACTGGGCTTGACAGAGGTATAATCCACAGGGACGTCAAGACTACCAACATTTTGTTAGACAACAACCTTGTTGCCAAGATGGCAGATTTTGGCATCTCAAAAGATGGTCCAGCTTTAGATCATACTCATGTTAGTACTGCTGTCAAAGGGAGTTTTGGTTACCTCGATCCAGAGTACTATAGGAGACAGCAGTTAACGCCAAGTTCAGATGTGTACTCTTTTGGTGTCGTGCTGTTTGAAGTGCTGTGTGCTCGACCAGTCATAAATCCAACCCTGCCAAGAGACCAGATAAACCTTGCTGACTGGGCTCTCAACAGGCAAAGGCACAAGTTACTTGAGACCATAATCGACCTTCGATTGGATGGAAATTACACACTGGAGTCCATCAGAACATTCAGCGAGATAGCAGAAAAATGCCTTGCAGATGAGGGGGTGAACCGGCCTTCGATGGGCGAAGTCCTCTGGCACCTAGAGAGTGCTTTGCAGTTGGAACAAGGTCATCTGCAAAGCACAAATGGTGATGGTTGTTCAGACCCTCAACTGAAGCCTTCTGATGTACCTACCCATGTGGCGTGCATCAAAGAAGTTGAGCAATCCACTCGTCCAGGCTCCCACGATTCAGATGGGCAAGTTGTCGATGTCAAGATTGAGGTGCCATGA